A portion of the Bacillus thuringiensis genome contains these proteins:
- a CDS encoding IS6 family transposase produces MRYFKGKQFKKDIILVAVGYYCRFSLSYRDVSELLRERGISVHPTTIMRWVHEYGNLIYQIWKKKNKSAHFAWHLDETYIKVKGEWCYLYRAIDRKGYTLDIQLRKTREHQAAYMFMKRLVKAFGEPTVLTTDKAPALLCALKKLKNNGFYVHTKHCTVKHFNNLIEQDHRHIKRRFVKSAGFQNLRHASRTIKGIETIHALYKRRRSFSQDFAFSAYQELQQLMMMA; encoded by the coding sequence ATGAGATATTTTAAAGGAAAACAGTTCAAGAAAGATATTATTTTGGTAGCCGTCGGCTACTACTGTCGTTTTTCTTTAAGTTATCGAGATGTATCTGAACTTTTGAGAGAACGTGGAATATCGGTTCATCCTACAACCATTATGCGTTGGGTGCATGAATATGGCAATTTGATCTATCAAATTTGGAAGAAGAAAAATAAATCAGCACATTTCGCATGGCATTTAGATGAAACCTACATCAAAGTCAAAGGAGAGTGGTGTTATCTTTATCGTGCGATTGATCGAAAAGGATACACCTTGGATATTCAACTTCGTAAAACAAGGGAACATCAAGCCGCTTATATGTTTATGAAAAGGTTAGTGAAAGCTTTTGGAGAACCAACAGTTCTCACAACAGACAAGGCTCCAGCTCTACTTTGTGCGCTCAAAAAACTGAAAAATAATGGTTTTTATGTGCATACGAAACATTGTACTGTTAAGCATTTCAATAATCTCATCGAACAAGATCATAGACATATCAAGCGACGTTTTGTCAAATCCGCAGGATTTCAAAACCTCCGCCATGCTTCACGTACAATCAAAGGAATCGAAACCATTCATGCCCTTTACAAACGAAGGCGAAGTTTTTCACAAGACTTCGCCTTTTCGGCATACCAGGAATTACAACAGTTAATGATGATGGCTTAA
- a CDS encoding Gly-Xaa-Xaa repeat protein, whose translation MNKFNKCNHISFPCAFPPAGQGPTGVTGPTGPTGPGGTGIGITGPTGPTGPQGEPGNIGPVGPEGPPGAPGSAGPQGVQGIQGEPGDPGPTGPQGVQGIQGEPGNPGPTGPQGVQGIQGELGDAGPPGPTGPIGPTGTGATGPTGPVGPTGLGTGATGATGPVGPTGPAGGATGPTGATGPAGGATGETGPIGPAGPPGPEGPTGPQGVQGIQGEPGPEGPTGIQGIQGIQGPLGPEGPTGIQGNPGLQGPPGTRGPTGPDIPTTYANLTFQGTQTVLSGAPVNFTNSTQVINLTFNAPDTITIIDTGVYEINYYIAIDPASLPDIIFAVGINGQTGGIRAMGTNTSGSIIAGNLIISLNTGDQIQIYNVGQNTVTIPQVGGITNPGNPGLVIREGARFSVLRIF comes from the coding sequence ATGAATAAGTTTAATAAATGTAATCATATTTCTTTTCCATGTGCCTTTCCTCCTGCAGGGCAAGGGCCAACAGGAGTGACTGGTCCAACAGGACCAACAGGACCCGGTGGAACAGGAATCGGTATAACAGGACCGACTGGACCTACAGGGCCGCAAGGGGAACCTGGGAATATAGGTCCAGTAGGACCGGAAGGACCACCTGGTGCTCCTGGATCAGCAGGGCCACAAGGTGTACAAGGAATTCAAGGGGAACCTGGGGATCCTGGTCCAACTGGACCGCAAGGCGTACAAGGAATTCAAGGGGAACCTGGGAATCCTGGTCCAACAGGACCGCAAGGCGTACAAGGAATCCAAGGGGAACTTGGGGACGCTGGTCCACCAGGACCAACAGGACCAATAGGGCCAACAGGAACTGGGGCAACAGGACCAACAGGACCAGTAGGACCGACGGGTCTTGGAACTGGGGCAACAGGAGCAACGGGACCAGTGGGACCGACAGGACCAGCTGGTGGGGCAACAGGACCAACGGGGGCAACAGGACCAGCTGGTGGGGCAACAGGGGAAACAGGACCAATAGGTCCAGCTGGTCCACCAGGTCCTGAAGGTCCCACAGGACCACAAGGTGTACAAGGAATTCAAGGAGAACCAGGTCCCGAAGGACCAACAGGAATTCAAGGCATACAAGGAATTCAAGGCCCACTAGGTCCCGAAGGACCAACAGGAATTCAAGGTAACCCTGGTTTACAAGGTCCTCCTGGGACACGAGGACCAACAGGGCCTGATATTCCTACAACATATGCAAATCTCACTTTTCAAGGTACTCAAACGGTTTTAAGTGGTGCCCCAGTTAATTTTACTAATAGTACTCAAGTTATTAATCTTACATTTAATGCTCCAGATACAATAACAATTATTGATACGGGTGTCTATGAAATAAATTATTATATTGCTATAGATCCAGCGAGCTTGCCTGATATTATTTTTGCTGTTGGTATTAATGGTCAAACTGGGGGAATAAGAGCTATGGGCACGAATACAAGTGGTTCAATAATTGCAGGTAATTTGATAATATCTTTAAATACAGGTGATCAAATACAAATATATAATGTTGGACAAAATACTGTAACAATTCCTCAAGTTGGTGGTATTACTAATCCTGGTAATCCAGGATTAGTAATTCGAGAAGGAGCACGCTTCTCTGTATTGAGAATATTTTAA
- a CDS encoding tyrosine-type recombinase/integrase, producing the protein MKFELDTLQSETSLENIEKQKQNFTNIIALWNHDYINEAELKKENNEREDSYTYEGFSDEEILYYYLNRQTHFDQEKRIKDASRTLYARDLSQFYFFIKQSAEFLKKDVKDYKVGQVWRNLRKRHIRNYQKWLSQEAISYQSKNKYKPSTISRKLGVIRSYLKWLYEIQYIQDPLHVEILSTTVNKQHKPKRELSYEEVKQLLHYYKDNEINYALLSVLATTGLRVAEVAHAKWEDLEYDAIRGRYYLKVDTKGDNERIVSINKEIFNRIAAFRMRRRLPIDIGNRNGGTLFQTKNHTAYRENYLSQYISKIIKDTQLPFTENIGITPHFFRHFYVQYLYDYKGLPPHIIAAAVGHRNDRTTKENYLNQRLTKDNDAGNLILEDEF; encoded by the coding sequence TTGAAATTTGAATTAGATACTCTTCAAAGTGAGACTTCTTTAGAAAACATAGAGAAACAAAAGCAAAATTTTACAAACATAATTGCATTATGGAACCATGATTATATAAATGAAGCGGAATTAAAAAAGGAAAATAATGAAAGAGAAGATTCATATACATATGAAGGGTTTTCAGATGAAGAGATATTGTATTACTACTTGAATCGACAAACACATTTTGACCAAGAAAAACGGATTAAGGATGCATCAAGAACCCTATATGCACGTGATCTAAGTCAGTTTTATTTCTTTATTAAACAAAGTGCGGAATTTCTAAAGAAAGATGTAAAAGATTATAAAGTTGGTCAAGTCTGGAGAAACCTTAGAAAACGACATATCCGTAATTATCAAAAATGGTTGTCACAGGAGGCGATCTCCTATCAATCTAAAAATAAATACAAGCCATCTACAATTAGTAGAAAGCTTGGTGTTATTCGTTCCTATTTGAAATGGCTATATGAAATCCAATATATTCAGGACCCTTTACATGTTGAGATACTAAGTACAACTGTAAATAAACAGCATAAACCTAAACGGGAGTTATCATATGAGGAAGTAAAACAGTTGCTTCATTACTACAAGGATAATGAAATCAATTACGCTTTATTGTCAGTCCTAGCTACTACAGGGTTACGTGTTGCAGAAGTCGCACATGCAAAGTGGGAGGATCTTGAGTATGACGCTATACGAGGACGATATTATTTAAAGGTTGATACAAAGGGAGATAATGAGCGGATTGTTTCCATTAATAAGGAGATTTTTAATCGGATTGCCGCATTTCGAATGCGGAGAAGATTACCTATAGACATTGGGAATAGAAATGGTGGAACATTATTTCAAACTAAAAACCATACTGCTTATAGAGAGAATTATTTGTCACAATATATTTCTAAAATCATTAAGGATACTCAGCTACCCTTTACAGAGAATATCGGGATTACTCCCCACTTCTTTAGACATTTTTATGTACAGTACTTATATGATTACAAAGGATTACCACCTCATATTATCGCAGCTGCAGTAGGTCATAGAAATGATCGTACTACGAAAGAAAATTATTTGAATCAGCGATTGACGAAAGATAATGATGCCGGTAATCTAATTTTGGAAGATGAATTTTAA
- a CDS encoding Fic family protein, with the protein MSFFGEKFTNLLVNLDVASLIGKIKQFQGRLEVYEKEFPCTLEKLQRSTQLQHTKDFVAMYKNLKITNKRLKELITYDLSPKTMVEDEISCYVDALSLIHNNYERLTIDPSTILEIHFQLFKYATSDSGTWRKQEILLEEHAQLNFSFYCYRPLTIKEIPEAIQDLCEEYNYLLNQKEIDPLLLICNFVLNFICIFPFESGNGRMVRLLISLLLLQSKHSLVKYISLDKILKKYERDYYDALYKSSANWHFQEHNVSFILKCLLHIILEAYKELDVHITSYQLKGNKSFKIKEYILKQELPFTKEAIRMVFSDVSPSTINKAFACLQEEKLIELVSKGRNAVWIRTKL; encoded by the coding sequence ATTTCGTTTTTTGGCGAAAAATTCACAAATTTATTGGTAAATTTAGATGTAGCTAGCCTAATTGGAAAAATAAAGCAATTCCAAGGGAGATTGGAGGTCTATGAGAAGGAATTTCCATGTACATTAGAAAAGTTGCAAAGATCTACTCAACTTCAACATACTAAAGATTTTGTGGCAATGTATAAAAACTTAAAAATAACAAATAAAAGGTTAAAAGAATTAATTACATATGATCTGTCGCCAAAAACAATGGTCGAAGATGAAATATCTTGTTACGTTGATGCGCTATCACTCATTCATAATAACTATGAAAGGCTCACTATTGATCCGAGCACAATCTTAGAAATACATTTTCAACTATTTAAATATGCTACTTCGGATAGTGGCACGTGGAGAAAACAGGAAATCTTACTTGAAGAACATGCGCAACTTAATTTCTCATTTTATTGCTATCGTCCTTTAACGATTAAAGAAATCCCAGAAGCAATACAAGATTTATGTGAAGAATACAATTATTTATTAAATCAAAAAGAAATTGATCCCCTACTTTTAATTTGTAATTTTGTACTTAATTTTATATGTATTTTTCCTTTTGAATCTGGAAATGGAAGAATGGTACGTCTACTTATATCTTTATTACTATTACAAAGTAAACATTCACTAGTGAAATATATTTCACTAGATAAAATACTAAAAAAATATGAGAGAGATTATTATGATGCCCTTTATAAATCTTCAGCAAATTGGCATTTTCAAGAACATAATGTATCCTTTATATTAAAATGTCTATTACATATTATTCTAGAAGCGTATAAAGAACTAGATGTACATATTACTAGTTACCAACTGAAAGGGAACAAAAGTTTTAAAATTAAAGAGTATATATTAAAACAGGAACTACCTTTTACAAAAGAAGCAATACGAATGGTATTTTCTGATGTTTCACCAAGCACGATTAATAAAGCGTTTGCTTGTTTACAAGAAGAAAAATTAATTGAACTAGTATCCAAAGGTCGTAATGCAGTTTGGATTAGAACAAAGTTATAA
- the glsA gene encoding glutaminase A, whose amino-acid sequence MQCIQTNNLEQLLEQVQTYTKKGKLATYIPELGNANLDDLGIAIYHKETDYIHAGNSQTLFTLQSISKVITLALALLDCGEEYVFSKVGMEPTGDPFNSIIKLETASPSKPLNPMINAGALAITSMLTGDSNDEKMERILSFVRDITDNPTINYSLKVAVSELETAYLNRSLCYYMKQNDIIHGDVEALMDLYTRQCAIEVNCIDLARIGLIFAMDGYDPYRKKQIVPKHITKICKTFMVTCGMYNESGEFAIRVGIPAKSGVSGGIFGCVKGEMGIGIFGPALDANGNSIAGIKVLKLLSLKECWSIF is encoded by the coding sequence ATGCAGTGCATTCAAACAAATAACCTAGAACAATTGTTAGAGCAAGTACAAACATATACAAAAAAAGGGAAACTGGCTACTTATATCCCAGAACTAGGAAATGCGAATCTAGATGATTTAGGGATTGCAATTTATCATAAAGAGACAGATTATATTCATGCCGGTAACTCACAAACGCTCTTTACACTTCAAAGTATTTCAAAAGTAATTACGCTTGCACTTGCGCTTTTAGACTGCGGCGAAGAGTATGTATTTTCTAAAGTTGGAATGGAGCCAACTGGTGATCCATTTAATTCTATTATTAAATTAGAAACAGCTAGCCCTTCTAAGCCACTCAATCCAATGATTAACGCAGGAGCACTAGCAATTACAAGTATGCTAACAGGGGATAGTAATGACGAGAAGATGGAACGGATTCTTTCCTTTGTGCGTGATATTACGGATAATCCTACCATTAATTACTCTTTAAAAGTAGCCGTCTCTGAATTAGAAACAGCTTACTTAAATCGCTCTCTTTGCTACTACATGAAGCAAAATGATATTATTCATGGAGATGTAGAGGCGTTAATGGATTTATACACAAGGCAATGTGCAATTGAGGTAAACTGTATTGATTTAGCACGGATAGGTTTAATTTTTGCAATGGATGGATATGACCCATATAGAAAAAAACAAATTGTTCCGAAACATATAACAAAAATTTGTAAAACCTTTATGGTCACATGTGGCATGTACAACGAATCTGGTGAATTTGCAATTCGCGTAGGGATTCCCGCGAAGAGTGGCGTTTCCGGTGGAATATTCGGCTGCGTAAAAGGAGAAATGGGAATTGGTATTTTTGGACCAGCTCTAGATGCAAACGGAAATAGTATAGCTGGTATTAAAGTACTAAAGCTACTTTCCTTAAAAGAATGCTGGAGTATCTTTTAG
- the brnQ gene encoding branched-chain amino acid transport system II carrier protein, with amino-acid sequence MKQSLTLKETIPIGLMLFAIFFGAGNMIFPPLLGYSSGTNIWISISGFVVSSIGLPLLAIAAISLFGGNVSTLASRIHPACGVIIPLIIYLAIGPFFAIPRTGTVSYEMAVAPFLSNTMQNQWYILLLYTFIYFTITYYLSLNPSKLVDRIGKYLTPLLLIMISIIIIKAISSPVGSISTPTDSYQEAPFFKGFIEGFLTMDALAALVFGIIVINAIKEKGVTNKKSIAKSTIAAGLIAALGLSIIYISLAYIGATSQTFGTFENGSVLLTNVVQHLFGQYGLSLLGITMLFACLTTSVGLVSACGRFFTTLFPKISYNKIILIICLFSFGVSNLGLSMLIKLSLPILIVIYPVAIVLIILAFFDRYIKDKQAVYVGAVLGALLISIIQGLETAELASDSLLTFMQHVPLYNEGMGWVLIALLGGLIGLMISGRNKQFSTT; translated from the coding sequence ATGAAACAATCGTTAACCTTGAAAGAAACAATCCCTATTGGACTTATGCTGTTTGCAATATTTTTTGGTGCAGGTAATATGATATTCCCTCCATTATTAGGATATTCATCTGGAACGAATATTTGGATATCGATTTCGGGATTTGTTGTGAGTAGTATTGGACTTCCATTACTAGCCATTGCTGCTATTTCCCTTTTTGGTGGAAATGTTAGTACCCTTGCTAGTAGGATTCACCCCGCCTGTGGTGTTATTATTCCTCTTATCATTTATTTAGCAATTGGCCCTTTTTTCGCCATTCCTCGTACAGGCACTGTTTCATATGAAATGGCAGTTGCCCCCTTTTTAAGTAACACCATGCAAAATCAATGGTATATATTACTTCTGTACACATTTATATATTTCACTATAACGTATTATCTATCTTTAAATCCCTCTAAATTGGTAGATAGAATTGGAAAATATTTAACCCCGCTGTTACTAATCATGATTAGTATTATTATTATTAAAGCAATTTCTTCACCAGTTGGATCTATTTCAACACCCACTGATTCATATCAGGAAGCTCCTTTTTTCAAAGGATTTATTGAAGGATTTTTAACAATGGATGCCCTTGCTGCTCTCGTATTTGGAATTATTGTAATTAACGCTATAAAAGAAAAAGGTGTTACAAATAAAAAATCCATTGCTAAATCTACTATAGCAGCAGGGCTTATAGCCGCACTTGGATTATCTATCATATATATATCACTTGCTTATATTGGAGCTACTTCTCAAACATTTGGCACATTTGAAAACGGAAGTGTGTTATTAACAAATGTAGTACAACATTTATTTGGGCAATATGGTCTTTCCTTATTAGGAATTACGATGTTATTCGCATGTTTAACTACATCTGTAGGACTAGTTTCAGCATGTGGGAGATTTTTCACAACACTATTTCCAAAGATTTCTTATAACAAAATCATTTTAATTATTTGCTTATTTAGCTTTGGAGTATCAAACCTTGGTTTGTCTATGCTAATTAAACTTTCCCTACCTATCCTAATTGTTATCTATCCTGTAGCAATAGTGTTAATTATTCTCGCTTTTTTTGATCGTTATATAAAAGATAAGCAGGCTGTCTATGTTGGAGCAGTTTTAGGAGCATTACTGATTAGTATAATACAAGGATTAGAAACAGCAGAACTGGCTAGTGACTCGCTGCTTACTTTCATGCAACATGTTCCTTTATATAATGAAGGAATGGGATGGGTTTTAATAGCCTTACTTGGTGGTTTGATCGGTTTGATGATTTCTGGAAGAAATAAACAATTCTCTACTACGTAA
- a CDS encoding spore germination protein, whose amino-acid sequence MSLIEETLETKTDKTIEKIQTSNLQKLKDILDNIFDISADLIEHPLQLKTNTNILLYYFEGLTDGVALKSNVVTPLLQGVNEDSQIFNSNIIATHTKIVYTWNEIKEGLLEGQCVLFMEGEKRSLLINTKGWAERSIQEPISEVTIKGSHDGFIENATKNIGLIRRYIPSTELKIKKLTIGERATSLVYLIYLGDVANADVVQEIETRICNIKTDTVLSIGELSNFTKDQNWTPFPQAYLSERPDAISNHILDGKVAVLMDRSPGAMVVPMNLIGFFQTPDDYNIHWLIASFFRLLRFAGFIIAIFLPAIYIAIVSFHFEIIPIDLYTSIATSRVKVPFSPLLEAFIMEITLEMLREAGIRLPQPIGQTIGIVGGIVIGQAAVQAGLVSNVMVIIVSITAIASFIVSNYDLSSSIRLIRFPMMLLAYFYGIVGIVSGLMLLFAHFVSLTSYGSPYGLPIAPFRLQELKDSFVRFPISMITTRPSTGQPKQKKKKEGDSHGES is encoded by the coding sequence ATGTCCTTAATTGAAGAAACCTTAGAAACTAAGACAGATAAAACCATTGAAAAGATCCAAACGAGTAACTTACAAAAGCTTAAAGATATACTAGATAACATCTTTGATATTAGTGCAGATTTGATTGAACATCCTTTGCAATTAAAAACAAACACGAATATTTTACTATATTATTTTGAAGGTCTTACAGATGGTGTTGCATTAAAAAGCAATGTTGTTACACCATTATTACAAGGAGTAAATGAAGACAGTCAAATATTTAATTCTAATATTATTGCTACCCATACCAAAATAGTATATACATGGAATGAAATTAAAGAAGGATTACTTGAGGGTCAATGTGTACTGTTTATGGAGGGCGAAAAGCGGTCACTTCTAATAAATACAAAAGGCTGGGCAGAGAGATCAATTCAAGAACCGATTTCAGAAGTTACTATTAAAGGCTCACATGATGGTTTTATTGAGAATGCCACAAAAAATATAGGCCTAATTCGTCGATATATTCCCTCTACAGAGCTGAAAATCAAAAAGCTGACGATTGGAGAACGAGCCACTTCTTTAGTCTATTTGATTTACTTAGGTGATGTAGCAAACGCAGATGTAGTCCAAGAAATAGAAACTAGAATCTGTAATATTAAAACGGATACGGTATTGAGCATTGGAGAACTGTCTAATTTTACAAAGGATCAAAATTGGACTCCTTTTCCACAGGCTTATTTAAGCGAACGCCCAGATGCAATTTCAAATCATATACTTGATGGAAAAGTAGCAGTGTTGATGGATAGGTCCCCGGGTGCAATGGTTGTTCCTATGAATTTGATTGGATTTTTTCAGACTCCTGATGATTATAATATTCATTGGCTCATTGCATCATTTTTTCGTTTATTACGATTTGCAGGATTTATTATAGCGATTTTTTTACCCGCAATTTATATTGCTATAGTCTCTTTTCACTTTGAAATCATTCCAATAGACTTATACACTTCTATTGCAACGTCAAGAGTCAAAGTTCCTTTCTCTCCCCTATTGGAAGCTTTTATAATGGAAATTACACTCGAAATGCTACGTGAAGCTGGTATTCGCTTACCACAACCAATTGGACAAACAATTGGAATTGTTGGAGGGATTGTAATTGGGCAGGCGGCTGTTCAAGCTGGTCTTGTGAGTAACGTTATGGTTATTATCGTATCTATTACCGCCATTGCATCATTTATTGTTTCTAATTATGACTTATCAAGTTCTATACGCCTTATTCGCTTTCCAATGATGTTATTGGCATACTTTTATGGGATTGTAGGTATTGTTAGTGGATTAATGCTTTTATTTGCTCATTTTGTTTCACTAACTTCCTATGGTTCACCATACGGATTGCCAATCGCACCATTTCGGCTTCAAGAGTTAAAAGATTCTTTTGTAAGATTTCCTATTTCTATGATCACCACCCGCCCGAGTACAGGACAGCCGAAACAAAAAAAGAAAAAAGAAGGTGATTCGCATGGGGAATCTTAA
- a CDS encoding alanine/glycine:cation symporter family protein → MDFIKDVITSIHKFIGITNEFLWGYILIALLIGIGCYFTIKTRFVQFRYIGEMIRLLSDGASSSTRKAQKEKNGVSSFQAFCMSTASRVGTGNLAGVAIAISTGGPGAIFWMWLIALIGGASAFVESTLAQIYKVKDGNKFRGGPAYYMEKGLNKRWMGVVFSILITVCFGLVFNAVQANTVSLAFESAFNMEPKIVGCILVSLIAIIIFGGVKRIARVAEMIVPFMAILYVGVALFVVITNITQVPILFKEILLHAFGIKEVVGGGLGAAILLGVKRGLFSNEAGMGSAPNAAATANVTHPVKQGFIQTLGVFTDTLIICSCTAFMILLSDMHNSTDLNGIQLTQEALKTHIGPWAPIFVAVAIFLFAFSSLVGNYYYGETNIEFLSGSKTLLMIYRISVIGMVMLGSIATIQIVWDIADLFMGIMAIFNLIAIIFLGKYAFSALKDYIRQKKAGKDPIFYATNIPNLKNTECWNNEKTKQKIG, encoded by the coding sequence ATGGATTTCATCAAAGATGTAATCACTTCCATCCACAAATTCATTGGAATAACAAATGAATTTTTATGGGGTTACATCCTAATTGCTCTTTTAATTGGGATTGGGTGCTATTTTACAATTAAGACAAGGTTTGTACAATTTCGCTATATTGGTGAAATGATTCGCTTACTTAGTGATGGCGCAAGTTCCTCAACTCGTAAAGCACAAAAAGAAAAAAATGGAGTTTCTTCTTTTCAAGCATTTTGCATGAGTACAGCTTCTCGCGTTGGTACAGGAAATTTAGCCGGTGTAGCAATTGCGATTTCCACAGGCGGACCCGGTGCAATATTTTGGATGTGGCTTATCGCATTAATTGGGGGAGCTTCTGCATTTGTAGAAAGTACACTTGCTCAAATATACAAAGTAAAAGATGGTAATAAATTTCGAGGCGGTCCAGCTTACTATATGGAAAAAGGATTAAATAAACGTTGGATGGGAGTTGTTTTCTCAATTTTAATTACAGTTTGCTTTGGTCTGGTATTTAATGCTGTTCAAGCGAATACAGTTTCGCTAGCATTTGAAAGCGCATTCAATATGGAACCTAAAATTGTCGGCTGTATACTAGTTAGCTTAATCGCAATAATTATTTTTGGAGGCGTAAAACGGATTGCTCGTGTTGCAGAAATGATTGTACCATTTATGGCGATTCTTTATGTTGGTGTTGCACTATTTGTGGTTATTACAAATATTACGCAAGTTCCTATTCTATTTAAAGAAATTTTGCTGCATGCTTTTGGTATAAAGGAAGTTGTAGGCGGAGGACTTGGTGCTGCGATTCTTCTAGGAGTAAAGCGTGGTTTATTTTCAAATGAAGCTGGTATGGGAAGCGCTCCAAACGCAGCTGCGACTGCCAATGTTACTCATCCTGTTAAACAAGGATTTATTCAAACGCTTGGTGTTTTTACTGATACACTAATAATTTGTAGTTGTACTGCATTTATGATCCTTCTATCCGATATGCACAATTCTACAGACTTGAATGGAATTCAATTAACACAAGAAGCATTAAAAACTCATATCGGTCCATGGGCACCTATCTTTGTAGCGGTAGCAATTTTTCTATTTGCCTTTAGTTCTCTCGTTGGGAACTATTACTATGGTGAAACAAACATTGAGTTTTTAAGTGGTAGTAAGACATTATTAATGATATATCGTATTTCAGTAATTGGTATGGTAATGCTCGGTTCTATAGCTACAATTCAAATTGTATGGGATATTGCAGATCTATTCATGGGGATTATGGCCATTTTTAATCTCATTGCAATTATTTTCCTTGGAAAATATGCTTTCTCTGCACTCAAAGATTATATAAGACAAAAGAAAGCTGGAAAGGATCCAATTTTCTATGCAACTAATATTCCTAATTTAAAGAATACTGAATGCTGGAACAACGAAAAAACCAAACAAAAGATTGGTTAA
- a CDS encoding glycoside hydrolase family 99-like domain-containing protein: MKTIAFYLPQFHEIPENDLWWGKGFTEWTNVKKAKPRFLGHYQPRAPLGDYYYNLLNLDVHRWQINLAKQYGLDGFCYYHYWFQGKKLLEKPVELRNQCKEIDFPYCLCWANESWTRSWDGQDQEVLIRQEYGDESGWKEHFNYLLPFFKSENYLTSKDKPIFVIYRPASIPNLNTMLSLWNEWAKSEGLLGIHFVEMLTIFEDKSDFPFDAAIEFERFCCKV; the protein is encoded by the coding sequence ATGAAAACTATTGCTTTTTACTTACCACAATTTCATGAAATACCTGAAAACGATTTATGGTGGGGGAAGGGTTTTACAGAATGGACCAATGTAAAAAAAGCAAAACCACGTTTTTTAGGACACTATCAGCCTAGGGCTCCATTGGGGGATTATTATTACAACTTGTTAAATTTAGATGTTCATAGGTGGCAAATAAACTTAGCAAAACAGTATGGTTTAGATGGTTTTTGCTATTATCATTATTGGTTCCAAGGGAAAAAACTACTAGAAAAACCAGTAGAACTGAGAAATCAATGTAAGGAAATTGATTTCCCGTATTGCTTATGTTGGGCAAATGAATCCTGGACAAGATCTTGGGATGGGCAAGACCAGGAAGTATTAATACGACAAGAATATGGGGATGAGTCTGGTTGGAAAGAACACTTTAATTATCTTTTGCCATTTTTCAAAAGCGAAAACTATTTAACTAGTAAAGACAAACCGATATTTGTAATTTACCGACCAGCTTCTATACCGAACCTCAATACAATGTTAAGTCTATGGAATGAATGGGCTAAATCTGAGGGACTTCTAGGAATACATTTTGTAGAAATGTTAACGATTTTTGAAGATAAATCAGATTTTCCTTTTGATGCTGCTATAGAGTTTGAACGGTTCTGCTGCAAAGTTTAA